A genome region from Paralichthys olivaceus isolate ysfri-2021 chromosome 6, ASM2471397v2, whole genome shotgun sequence includes the following:
- the LOC109645080 gene encoding nuclear receptor coactivator 3-like isoform X3 — translation MLVKFGHVHGPMEEGPAGPRYETMQCFALTQPKAMIEEGEDLQSCMICVARRVTAMERTESFNTRHELSGKLIQIDQNSLRASMRPGWEDLLRRCIQMFLQHSDGQPWSHKRHYHEAFLQGHAETPLYRFSLSDGTPVTAQTKSKLYRHPMSNEPQGFISTHLLQREPNGYRSSQGGSMMPNTMRQQSMGGPNQNAQMNMNTGGGMGMGGMNRGFGMNEQGHMGHMGPMGGGSMYGGSGGGAGMGNRMMQMNQMGQMNQMGPMNHPGQGMQQHPQQHPQQHPPQHPQQHPQQHSQQHPQQHPPQHPQQHPQQHPQQHPQQPPFQSSGGFGLSGMNSPSGSPRMGGPQQGLLMSPRNRGSPKMGANQFSPGGIHSPMSGIGSGGGSGGGTTTFSSSSLNALQAISEGVGSSLPSTLMSPSPAHKPDSSPSIHSSSSSSQPSQPAKPSQDGSKSPAGGLGPGPADHHHPMHHHHHHPHPQAESSGDRPDSQAGTATKEFGEGSNEAGVASAEPPRRVPDSKGHKKLLQLLTSPAEELGKGNSGPTGPPVPPPTTGNNTPAGSDSKDPTGGMTSPSSTGVSSSSSASANPGQAAGQGGVSTSLSSAHYTGSLQEKHKILHKLLQNGNTPDEVAKITAEATGKVTLGNQEGGEVGTGAPGAGPGSITEPKQEQHSPKKEKTHALLHYLLNKDDSKEPADVKPKLEELEGKGPPGAAGGPSRNGPGSGPGPVPEHPESKIKSEPPDDLHNLESILGDLRGSSSDFYPDQAGSGGSNDTGAKSQGCLDDSLQGSPGMGPGPRGPFQRAMSMEGKPPGGPGGAGRRPMLIKQEMMGSPDSYPGNMGPMNRGMVPQRSPMGGSGEWGMPRSSASPVGSAGHPSMMRPGMEYNNGKSMMSGPTVSRSNSVPGGRSMLQQQLMDMGGSADMGMGMGPFTQQGQPNQSPSWPDNMMGMEGNRRQFGSTLDDLLVPPTTSEGQSDERALLDQLDSLLNNTDGIALEEIDRALGIPDLVSQTQGAEQQLEPFPGQDPSMVLDQKPLYGQGYPGPPSMPMQSGYGGNPMQGQAQQGGFGPMLSQMGQGGSFPGMGGMGGMGHPRANMMRPRMMSANKPMRLQLQQRLQGQQFMNQTRQGMGMKMENPGGNPGMRPGMQPGMGGQQGFLNAQMMAQRSREMVTMQMRRQRMMMLMQQQQQQQAAAAAAAAAGGFSPPPNVTAPGGMDNPMGGPGPQQFGYGGSYGMGQQGDPSFGPSGGSPPNAMMPGRLGPQNPMMQQHPQGGPMYQGADMKGWSQGGMGRNSSYPQQQFGQQGPPGQQQFGQQGNPGQYGGMMMNGGIPASGGGGHMSQMGGQMGMNPMVMGRMPMGPDQKYC, via the exons ATGCTGGTTAAGTTTGGCCACGTCCACGGCCCCATGGAGGAGGGGCCAGCGGGGCCACGCTACGAGACCATGCAGTGTTTTGCTCTCACCCAGCCCAAGGCCATGATTGAGGAGGGGGAAG ACCTGCAGTCATGTATGATCTGTGTGGCCCGTCGGGTGACAGCTATGGAGAGAACGGAGAGTTTCAACACCCGGCATGAGCTCTCAG GTAAACTGATCCAGATCGACCAGAACTCTCTGCGAGCATCGATGCGTCCAGGCTGGGAGGATCTGTTGAGGCGTTGCATTCAAATGTTCCTGCAGCACAGCGACGGGCAGCCTTGGTCACACAAACGCCATTACCACGAGG CCTTTCTGCAGGGTCACGCCGAGACACCCCTGTACCGCTTCTCTCTGTCCGACGGCACTCCAGTCACGGCCCAAACCAAGAGCAAGCTGTACCGCCACCCCATGAGCAACGAGCCGCAAGGCTTCATCTCCACTCACCTACTCCAGAG AGAACCTAACGGTTACCGCTCATCTCAAGGCGGGAGCATGATGCCGAACACCATGAGACAACAGAGCATGGGAGGCCCCAACCAAAATGCCCAGATGAACATGAACACCGGTGGGGGGATGGGGATGGGAGGCATGAACAGGGGCTTTGGCATGAACGAGCAGGGCCACATGGGTCATATGGGTCCAATGGGTGGTGGCTCTATGTACGGAGGGAGCGGCGGAGGTGCAGGCATGGGCAACCGCATGATGCAGATGAATCAGATGGGGCAGATGAATCAGATGGGTCCCATGAATCACCCAGGCCAAGGCATGCAGCAGCATCCGCAGCAGCATCCGCAGCAGCATCCGCCGCAACACCCGCAGCAACATCCCCAGCAGCATTCGCAGCAGCACCCGCAGCAGCATCCGCCGCAACATCCGCAGCAGCATCCGCAGCAGCATCCGCAGCAGCATCCGCAGCAGCCACCGTTTCAGAGCAGTGGTGGGTTTGGGCTCAGTGGCATGAACAGCCCATCGGGGAGCCCCAGGATGGGCGGCCCCCAGCAGGGACTCTTAATGTCACCACGGAACCGAGGGAGCCCAAAAATGGGGGCCAACCAGTTTTCACCTGGAG GCATACACTCTCCTATGAGCGGTATTGGCAGcggtggaggaagtggaggaggcaCCACCACCTTCTCCAGCAGCTCCCTAAACGCCCTTCAAGCCATCAGTGAAGGAGTTGGGAgctccctcccctccaccctAATGTCTCCCTCACCAGCCCACAAACCAGACAGCTCTCCCAGcatccactcctcctcctcttcctctcagccCAGTCAGCCCGCCAAGCCCAGCCAAGATGGCTCCAAAAGCCCAGCCGGAGGCTTAGGGCCTGGACCTGCTGACCATCACCACCCGAtgcaccatcaccaccatcatccgCATCCTCAGGCTGAGAGTTCCGGAGACAGACCGGACAGCCAGGCTGGTACCGCTACTAAAGAATTTGGAGAGGGGAGCAATGAGGCAGGGGTGGCGAGTGCCGAACCCCCTCGGAGGGTACCAGACAGTAAGGGGCATAAGAAGTTGCTGCAACTGCTGACTTCTCCTGCTGAGGAGCTGGGAAAAGGGAATAGTGGACCAACAGGACCTCCGGTACCACCCCCAACGACCGGCAACAATACTCCTGCAGGATCAGACAGTAAGGACCCCACCGGGGGCATGACTAGCCCCTCGTCCACTGGggtgtcctcctcttcctcagccaGTGCCAATCCAGGCCAGGCGGCCGGGCAAGGGGGAGTGTCCACATCGCTATCCTCAGCCCACTACACCGGCTCGCTGCAAGAGAAGCACAAGATCCTCCACAAGCTTCTTCAAAATGGCAACACCCCAGATGAAGTTGCTAAAATCACAGCAGAGGCCACAGGAAAGGTGACACTTGGGAACCAGGAAGGCGGTGAGGTGGGGACGGGAGCGCCAGGGGCCGGGCCTGGGTCGATCACAGAGCCTAAGCAGGAGCAGCACAGCCCCAAGAAAGAGAAGACCCATGCCCTCCTCCACTACCTCCTCAACAAGGATGACTCCAAAGAGCCAGCGGATGTCAAACCCAAACTTGAAGAGCTAGAGGGGAAGGGACCTCCAGGGGCTGCTGGCGGCCCTTCACGAAACGGCCCTGGATCTGGACCTGGTCCTGTACCGGAACATCCTGAGAGCAAGATCAAGTCCGAACCACCTGACGAC TTGCACAACCTGGAGTCGATCCTGGGAGATCTGAGGGGCTCAAGCTCTGACTTTTACCCCGATCAGGCAGGAAGTGGAGGGTCTAACGACACAGGAGCCAAATCTCAGGGTTGCCTTGACGACAGCCTGCAGG GCAGTCCAGGAATGGGTCCAGGACCTCGGGGGCCCTTCCAGAGGGCCATGTCCATGGAAGGGAAGCCTCCGGGTggtcctggaggagctggtAGACGCCCCATGCTTATCAAGCAGGAGATGATGGGCAGCCCGGACAGCTACCCTGGAAACATGG GACCAATGAACAGGGGCATGGTTCCTCAGAGGTCTCCCATGGGTGGGTCAGGTGAGTGGGGCATGCCCCGCTCCAGTGCCAGTCCTGTGGGCTCAGCAGGACACCCGTCCATGATGCGTCCAGGCATGGAGTACAACAATGGCAAGAGCATGATGTCAGGGCCAACGGTCAGCCGCTCCAACAGCGTCCCGGGCGGCAGGTCGATGCTGCAGCAACAGCTCATGGATATGG GTGGCTCCGCTGACATGGGCATGGGTATGGGCCCCTTTACCCAGCAGGGTCAACCCAACCAGTCCCCCTCGTGGCCGGATAACATGATGGGCATGGAGGGCAACAG ACGACAGTTTGGCAGCACCTTAGATGATCTTCTGGTGCCTCCCACCACCAGCGAGGGTCAGAGCGACGAGCGGGCGCTCCTCGACCAGCTGGACTCTCTGCTGAACAACACAGATGGCATCGCTCTGGAGGAGATAGACCGAGCCCTGGGAATCCCAGACCTCGTCAGCCAG ACCCAGggggcagagcagcagctggagccgTTTCCTGGACAGGACCCGTCCATGGTGCTTGACCAGAAGCCCCTCTATGGACAGGGCTACccaggacccccctccatgccGATGCAGTCCGGCTATGGAGGGAACCCCATGCAGGGGCAAGCCCAGCAGGGTGGGTTTGGGCCCATGCTCTCACAGATGGGGCAAGGGGGCAGTTTCCCTGGAATGGGCGGAATGGGGGGCATGGGTCACCCTCGAGCCAACATGATGAGACCGAGGATGATGAGTGCCAACAAGCCCATGAgactccagctgcagcagaggctgCAGGGACAGCAG TTTATGAATCAGACGCGGCAGGGCATGGGCATGAAGATGGAGAATCCAGGAGGGAACCCTGGCATGAGGCCTGGGATGCAGCCTGGCATGGGAGGACAG CAGGGCTTCCTCAATGCTCAGATGATGGCTCAGCGCAGCAGGGAGATGGTCACCATGCAGATGAGGAGGCAGCGCATGATGAtgctgatgcagcagcagcagcagcagcaggcggcggccgcagcagctgcagcagcgggAGGATTCAGTCCGCCTCCGAACGTCACAGCTCCTGGTGGCATGGACAACCCTATGGGGGGGCCAGGCCCCCAGCAGTTTGGCTATGGTGGGAGCTATG ggatgggccagcaaggagaCCCCTCGTTTGGCCCCTCAGGCGGCAGTCCTCCTAACGCCATGATGCCAGGCCGTCTAGGACCTCAAAACCCCATGATGCAACAGCACCCACAGGGCGGTCCCATGTACCAAGGTGCAGATATGAAAGGCTGGTCGCAGGGAGGCATGGGGCGCAACAG TTCATACCCTCAGCAACAGTTTGGGCAGCAGGGACCTCCGGGGCAGCAGCAGTTTGGGCAGCAGGGGAATCCAGGGCAGTATGGCGGCATGATGATGAACGGGGGCATACCGGCCAGCGGAGGAGGGGGACACATGAGCCAGATGGGAGGACAGATGGGTATGAACCCGATGGTGATGGGACGCATGCCTATGGGACCTGATCAG AAATACTGCTGA